From a region of the Candidatus Azobacteroides pseudotrichonymphae genomovar. CFP2 genome:
- the secA gene encoding preprotein translocase subunit SecA, giving the protein MNFSNILSNFFGNKSQRDLNEISPFVQKTLTIYSSVENLSNDELRGRTRELMILLQKEIEMEKNKIDELKILVESLELEDRETVWNEIDEIEKDIIEKQERILDKILPEVFAIVKDTARRFAENETIEVTATDFDRQLAVFYDFVSIQNDKAIYQNHWFAGGNEIIWNMIHYNVQLFGGIVLHNCNPKKYIKDIEGHNFSKKIKGYIAEMATGEGKTLAATLPVFLNAMTHNGVHVVTINDYLSKRDSEWMGPLYMFHGLSVDCIDKHRPNSNERRKAYEADITFGTNSEFGFDYLRDNMAVNPQDLVQRKHNYAIIDEVDSVLIDDARTPLIISGPVAKEDDQLYVLYRSRVENLVNVQKKLTNNLLIEAKKLMALEDPKQHEEGLKLLFRSYKGMPKNKALIKYLSEPGIKMSMLKTEEFYMQQQNREMYIITDELYFVIDEKNRSVELTDRGIDILTGNSDDPEFFVLPDLGTKFAEIENELITKEEKQLKKDELMQSYAAKSERVHTINQLLKAYCLFEKDDAYVVLDNRVMIVDEQTGRIMEGRRYSDGLHQAIEAKEHVKIEAATQTFATITLQNYFRMYRKLAGMTGTAETEAGEFWDIYKLDVVVIPTNQLVIRNDKDDRLYKTAREKYAAIINEIITLREHGRPVLVGTTSVEISELLSRMLNMRKIHHNVLNAKLHQKEAEIVAQAGQTGTVTIATNMAGRGTDIKLSTKARDAGGLAIIGTERHDSRRIDRQLRGRSGRQGDPGSSVFFISLEDDLMRLFASERIAKMMDKMGFKEGEVLEAKMLNNAVERAQKKVEENNFGIRKRLLEYDDVMNSQREVIYKRRHHALIGERIGLDIINMIYDVVNSIVEQYSNFNDYKGLKSELYKTLAIEPPISEEEFKNMKTTHLTEVIFNTSIVNFKWKNEQIVQIVQPRIERAYKEVGNKYQNIIVPITDGRKIYNVSYHLKTVHDTKSREIIKSFEKAVLLSSIDEAWREHLREMDELHNSVQNASYENKDPLLIYKLESFNLFKNMIDTMNKRVISILMRGQIYIKNQEVREATPEKKTNYNHYKVRKDELIESGRIQGRTAKRDTRILQKIEPIRVEKTVRRNDPCPCGSGKKYKNCCF; this is encoded by the coding sequence ATGAATTTTAGTAACATTCTATCCAATTTTTTTGGAAACAAGTCTCAACGCGATTTGAATGAAATTAGTCCGTTTGTGCAAAAAACATTAACTATTTACTCTTCAGTTGAAAATTTATCAAATGACGAACTACGGGGCCGAACACGAGAGCTGATGATACTTCTTCAAAAAGAAATAGAAATGGAAAAAAATAAGATAGATGAATTGAAAATATTAGTAGAATCTCTTGAACTAGAAGATAGAGAAACAGTATGGAATGAGATAGATGAAATAGAAAAAGATATTATTGAAAAACAGGAAAGAATATTAGACAAAATATTGCCAGAAGTATTTGCTATAGTAAAGGATACTGCTCGCCGATTTGCAGAGAATGAGACCATTGAAGTTACCGCAACGGATTTTGACAGGCAACTAGCTGTTTTTTACGATTTTGTATCTATTCAAAATGACAAAGCAATCTACCAGAATCATTGGTTTGCCGGAGGAAATGAAATTATTTGGAATATGATTCATTATAATGTACAATTATTTGGTGGTATTGTGCTACACAATTGTAATCCAAAAAAGTATATAAAGGATATAGAGGGTCATAATTTTAGCAAAAAAATAAAAGGATATATTGCAGAAATGGCTACGGGAGAAGGGAAGACCCTTGCAGCTACCCTTCCAGTATTTTTGAATGCTATGACCCATAATGGCGTGCATGTAGTAACGATAAATGATTATTTGTCCAAACGAGATTCAGAATGGATGGGACCACTATACATGTTTCATGGGCTTTCAGTTGATTGTATTGACAAACACCGTCCCAATTCCAATGAGCGTCGTAAAGCTTACGAAGCTGATATTACTTTTGGGACAAATAGTGAATTTGGGTTTGATTATTTACGAGATAATATGGCAGTTAATCCTCAAGATTTAGTACAACGTAAACATAACTATGCTATTATAGATGAAGTGGACTCTGTATTGATTGATGATGCTCGTACTCCATTGATTATTTCAGGGCCTGTTGCTAAAGAGGACGACCAATTGTATGTTCTATATCGTTCCAGAGTTGAAAATTTGGTAAATGTTCAAAAAAAATTAACTAATAATTTGTTAATAGAAGCTAAAAAACTTATGGCTTTGGAAGATCCTAAACAACATGAGGAAGGATTGAAACTCCTATTTCGTTCCTATAAAGGAATGCCAAAGAATAAAGCTTTGATAAAATATTTGAGTGAACCTGGTATAAAAATGTCTATGTTAAAAACTGAAGAATTCTATATGCAACAACAAAATCGAGAAATGTATATTATCACTGACGAATTGTATTTTGTAATTGACGAAAAAAATAGATCTGTAGAACTAACTGATAGAGGGATTGACATTTTAACCGGGAACTCTGATGATCCTGAATTTTTCGTTTTGCCGGACTTAGGAACAAAATTTGCCGAAATCGAAAACGAACTAATCACAAAAGAGGAAAAACAGTTAAAAAAAGATGAATTGATGCAAAGTTATGCTGCAAAATCGGAGCGTGTTCATACAATTAATCAATTGTTGAAAGCTTATTGCTTATTTGAAAAAGATGATGCATACGTTGTTCTTGACAATAGAGTAATGATTGTAGATGAACAAACCGGGCGTATTATGGAAGGAAGACGCTATTCTGATGGATTGCATCAGGCAATAGAAGCTAAAGAACATGTAAAAATAGAAGCAGCTACTCAAACTTTTGCCACGATTACTTTACAAAATTATTTTCGTATGTATCGCAAATTGGCGGGTATGACCGGTACAGCCGAAACTGAAGCTGGCGAATTTTGGGATATTTACAAGCTAGATGTAGTAGTTATCCCAACCAATCAATTAGTTATACGAAATGATAAAGATGATAGGCTTTATAAAACTGCTCGTGAAAAATATGCCGCTATCATTAATGAAATTATCACTTTGCGAGAGCATGGTCGTCCAGTTTTGGTAGGAACTACATCAGTAGAAATATCGGAATTATTAAGCCGCATGTTAAATATGCGTAAGATCCATCATAACGTATTGAATGCTAAACTTCATCAGAAAGAAGCAGAAATTGTAGCTCAAGCTGGTCAGACAGGAACGGTAACCATTGCTACCAATATGGCAGGACGTGGTACGGATATAAAACTTTCGACGAAAGCAAGAGATGCTGGAGGATTAGCAATTATCGGTACAGAAAGGCATGACTCTCGCCGAATAGATAGGCAATTACGTGGTCGTTCTGGTCGTCAAGGAGATCCTGGTTCTTCTGTGTTTTTTATATCCCTTGAGGACGATTTAATGCGTTTATTTGCTTCTGAACGTATTGCAAAAATGATGGATAAAATGGGATTTAAAGAAGGTGAAGTTCTAGAAGCGAAAATGCTGAATAATGCTGTTGAACGAGCACAAAAAAAGGTAGAAGAAAATAATTTCGGTATTCGAAAAAGATTGTTGGAATATGACGATGTAATGAATTCACAGCGAGAAGTAATATATAAAAGACGACACCATGCCTTAATTGGAGAACGAATTGGTCTAGATATCATAAATATGATTTATGATGTAGTCAATTCTATTGTAGAACAATATTCTAATTTCAACGATTATAAAGGGTTAAAATCTGAATTATACAAAACATTAGCGATAGAACCTCCTATTTCTGAGGAAGAGTTCAAAAATATGAAAACTACTCATTTAACTGAAGTAATTTTTAACACATCTATCGTAAACTTCAAATGGAAAAATGAGCAAATAGTCCAGATTGTTCAGCCACGTATAGAACGTGCTTATAAAGAGGTTGGAAACAAATATCAAAATATTATAGTTCCGATTACAGATGGGAGAAAGATATATAATGTCAGTTACCATTTGAAAACGGTTCACGATACAAAATCTAGAGAAATTATAAAATCGTTTGAAAAGGCTGTTTTGCTTTCGTCTATAGATGAAGCATGGAGAGAACATTTAAGAGAAATGGATGAATTACACAACTCTGTTCAAAATGCAAGTTATGAGAACAAGGATCCCTTGTTGATATATAAATTAGAATCATTCAATTTGTTTAAAAATATGATTGATACTATGAATAAAAGAGTTATTTCTATATTGATGAGAGGACAGATATATATTAAAAATCAAGAAGTTCGTGAAGCTACTCCAGAAAAAAAGACTAATTACAATCATTATAAAGTGCGGAAAGATGAATTAATAGAAAGTGGCCGAATTCAAGGGAGAACGGCCAAACGCGATACTCGCATACTACAAAAAATAGAACCTATTCGTGTAGAAAAAACTGTGAGAAGAAATGACCCATGTCCTTGTGGAAGTGGCAAGAAATATAAAAACTGTTGTTTTTGA
- a CDS encoding Rne/Rng family ribonuclease, giving the protein MISELVIDVQPQIISIAVLEDKNLVEFRKEVRDLSFSVGNIYLGRVKKMMPGLNAAFVDIGGEKGAFLHYRDLGGNINSLNTFLKKVFSEKRIPPIGKFLCSSAEVAKDISITDILKQGDNVLVQIVKEPIATKGPRLTSELSIVGRCLIVIPFGDRVSISLKIQSDKERIRLKQLVCSIKPKNFSVIVRTSAKGKQASELDKELKILVKRWNDNIVKLINSKSPSLIYEETGRVLALLRDNFDSSFEHIYINDENMFNEVRDYLSLIDPQKSNIVKLYKGEFPIFDNFVITKQLKSKFGKIITLKNGAYLVIEHTEAMYVIDVNSGNRLALTANTNQEDVIVDVNMSAAEEIAKQLRLRDMGGIIVIDFIDMYEQVNRQKLYDSMCNFMAKDRAKHHVFPLSKVGLMEITRKRIRPALDFNAMETCSVPLGKGTIKPSIFFTDMLDEKIKIVVKKMGVKEFSLHIHPYVAAFVKKGFFSLNMKWKIKYSVGIRIIPDQSLEILGYKFFNKKKEGINI; this is encoded by the coding sequence GTGATAAGTGAGTTAGTGATTGATGTTCAACCTCAAATAATATCTATTGCTGTTCTTGAGGATAAAAATCTGGTTGAATTTCGTAAAGAAGTGCGTGATTTATCATTTTCGGTAGGGAACATTTATCTCGGTAGAGTAAAAAAAATGATGCCGGGTTTGAATGCTGCTTTTGTGGATATTGGAGGTGAAAAAGGAGCTTTTCTTCACTATCGTGATTTGGGGGGTAATATTAATAGTTTAAATACTTTTTTAAAGAAAGTCTTCAGTGAGAAAAGAATACCACCTATTGGAAAGTTTCTATGTTCATCTGCTGAGGTAGCTAAGGATATTTCTATTACCGATATTTTGAAGCAAGGTGATAATGTGTTGGTACAAATTGTCAAAGAGCCAATTGCTACCAAGGGGCCTCGTCTTACTTCAGAGCTCTCCATTGTGGGAAGATGTCTTATTGTTATCCCTTTTGGGGATAGGGTAAGTATTTCGTTAAAGATTCAATCTGACAAAGAGCGTATTCGGTTAAAGCAGCTAGTATGTAGTATTAAGCCTAAAAATTTTTCTGTGATTGTTCGTACATCGGCGAAAGGGAAACAGGCGTCTGAACTTGATAAAGAATTAAAAATATTAGTTAAGCGTTGGAACGATAATATCGTAAAGCTTATTAACAGTAAATCTCCATCTTTGATTTATGAGGAAACTGGAAGGGTACTAGCATTGTTGAGAGACAATTTTGATTCTTCTTTTGAACACATTTATATCAATGATGAAAATATGTTCAATGAGGTGCGCGATTATCTTAGTTTGATTGATCCTCAAAAATCAAATATTGTAAAACTTTATAAAGGGGAATTTCCGATCTTTGACAATTTTGTTATTACCAAACAACTCAAATCGAAATTTGGAAAAATAATTACTCTTAAAAATGGAGCGTACCTTGTTATTGAACATACGGAAGCAATGTATGTTATTGATGTGAATAGTGGAAATCGCTTAGCATTAACTGCTAATACTAATCAAGAGGATGTTATAGTAGATGTGAATATGAGCGCTGCCGAAGAAATTGCAAAACAGTTACGACTTCGAGATATGGGAGGTATAATTGTGATAGATTTTATTGATATGTATGAACAGGTGAACCGTCAAAAGTTGTACGATTCTATGTGTAACTTTATGGCCAAAGATAGGGCAAAACACCATGTTTTTCCATTAAGTAAAGTTGGATTAATGGAAATTACTAGAAAAAGAATACGCCCAGCCTTGGATTTTAATGCTATGGAAACTTGTTCTGTCCCCCTTGGAAAGGGGACCATTAAACCATCTATTTTTTTTACAGATATGTTAGATGAGAAAATTAAAATCGTTGTAAAAAAAATGGGTGTAAAAGAATTCAGTTTGCATATTCATCCATATGTGGCAGCTTTTGTTAAAAAAGGGTTTTTCTCTCTAAATATGAAATGGAAAATTAAATACTCTGTTGGAATACGAATTATTCCTGATCAAAGTTTGGAAATATTGGGATATAAATTTTTTAATAAGAAAAAGGAAGGAATAAATATATAG
- the ppdK gene encoding pyruvate, phosphate dikinase, which translates to MNKKRVYLFGNGDAEGKADMRDLLGGKGANLAEMNLIGLPVPPGFTITTEVCTEYNQLGKNAVIELIKLEVEESIKKIEEATSTKFGDRDNPCLVSVRSGARVSMPGMMDTVLNLGLNDEAVVGIAKKSGNERFAWDSYRRFVQMYSDVVLGMKSNFKSEIGPFEKIIEEVKKIRGVELDTELTLTDLKELVVKFKIAVKKQTGRDFPNSPWEQLWGAICAVFDSWMNERAILYRQMYRIPEEWGTAVNVQAMVFGNMGRTSATGVAFTRDAATGEDIFNGEYLINAQGEDVVAGIRTPQQITIEGSKRWAIQQGVSEEERKVRYPSLEESMPECAKDLIAIQQKLENYFKDMQDLEFTIQDGKLWLLQTRNGKRTGTAMVKIAIDMLKQGIIDEKTVLLRQEPEKLDELLHPVFKRSALASVMPITKGLPASPGAATGKIVFHAEEAEEFVAKGEKVILCRIETSPEDLRGMAVAEGIVTARGGMTSHAAVVARGMGKCCVSAANDLQIDYKSKKMVIGGRVLLKEGDWISLNGSTGLVYAGKIETQEAELNDDFSEIMRLADKYARLEVRANADTPHDAMIARKFGAQGIGLCRTEHMFFEGDKIIAMREMILAKDENGRRYALAKLLPLQRADFIGIFEVMEGLPVTVRLLDPPLHEFVPHDEIGQKEMAQVMGISYEEIHNRVESLLEQNPMLGLRGCRLGNLYPEITEMQTRAILEAALDLKAKGIETYPEIMVPLTGILYEFLAQRKIIDDTAKVIFEERKDKIDYKVGTMIEIPRAALTAHRIATSAEFFSFGTNDLTQMTFGYSRDDVAKFLPMYLEKGILKDDPFAVLDQKGVGQLVELATKRGREVKKELKCGICGEHGGEPRSVKFYEKVGLNYVSCSPFRVPIARLAASQAAIGQNK; encoded by the coding sequence ATGAATAAAAAGAGAGTTTATTTATTTGGTAATGGAGATGCTGAGGGTAAGGCAGATATGAGAGATCTTTTGGGTGGCAAGGGAGCTAATTTGGCTGAAATGAACTTGATTGGTCTTCCTGTTCCTCCAGGTTTTACTATTACTACCGAAGTTTGTACAGAATATAATCAGTTAGGTAAGAATGCTGTAATTGAATTGATTAAATTGGAAGTAGAAGAATCTATTAAAAAAATAGAGGAAGCTACGAGTACAAAGTTTGGGGATAGAGATAATCCATGTCTTGTTTCTGTTCGTTCTGGTGCAAGAGTATCTATGCCGGGCATGATGGATACTGTTTTGAATTTGGGTTTGAATGATGAAGCTGTTGTAGGAATTGCTAAAAAATCGGGGAATGAACGTTTTGCATGGGATTCTTATCGTCGTTTTGTTCAGATGTATAGTGATGTAGTTTTGGGAATGAAATCAAATTTTAAATCAGAAATCGGCCCGTTTGAAAAAATTATAGAAGAAGTAAAAAAAATACGTGGAGTGGAATTGGATACCGAATTGACCCTAACCGATTTAAAAGAATTAGTGGTTAAATTCAAGATTGCTGTTAAAAAACAGACTGGTAGGGATTTCCCAAACTCTCCATGGGAACAGCTTTGGGGGGCCATCTGTGCTGTATTTGATAGTTGGATGAATGAGCGAGCTATTCTTTATCGTCAAATGTACCGTATTCCGGAAGAATGGGGGACTGCTGTTAATGTGCAGGCAATGGTTTTCGGAAATATGGGAAGGACTTCTGCCACTGGTGTGGCTTTTACTCGTGACGCTGCTACTGGAGAAGATATTTTCAATGGAGAGTATCTAATTAATGCACAGGGAGAAGATGTTGTGGCAGGTATTCGTACTCCTCAACAAATTACTATCGAGGGATCTAAGCGTTGGGCAATTCAACAAGGCGTCTCTGAAGAGGAACGCAAAGTACGATATCCTTCTCTGGAAGAATCTATGCCTGAATGTGCAAAAGATTTGATTGCAATCCAACAAAAATTAGAAAATTATTTTAAAGATATGCAAGATCTTGAGTTTACTATTCAAGATGGGAAATTATGGTTGCTTCAAACTCGTAATGGAAAGCGAACTGGCACTGCGATGGTAAAAATTGCCATAGATATGTTAAAGCAAGGTATTATTGATGAAAAAACGGTTTTGCTGCGTCAGGAGCCAGAGAAATTAGATGAATTACTTCATCCTGTTTTTAAAAGATCAGCACTAGCGTCTGTTATGCCTATTACAAAAGGGTTGCCTGCATCTCCTGGTGCAGCTACTGGTAAAATTGTATTCCATGCTGAAGAGGCTGAAGAGTTTGTAGCAAAAGGTGAAAAAGTTATTTTGTGTCGTATTGAGACTTCTCCTGAAGATTTACGGGGCATGGCTGTCGCAGAAGGCATTGTGACAGCACGCGGTGGTATGACCTCTCATGCCGCTGTAGTTGCGCGTGGTATGGGCAAATGTTGTGTATCAGCTGCCAATGATTTACAGATAGATTATAAATCTAAAAAAATGGTGATAGGTGGTAGAGTGTTATTGAAAGAAGGTGATTGGATTTCTTTAAATGGTTCCACCGGTTTAGTATACGCAGGTAAGATAGAGACACAAGAGGCAGAATTGAATGATGATTTTAGCGAAATAATGCGTTTGGCAGATAAATATGCTCGTTTAGAAGTAAGAGCTAATGCGGATACTCCTCACGATGCTATGATTGCACGTAAATTTGGTGCTCAGGGAATTGGGCTTTGTCGTACAGAACACATGTTTTTCGAAGGAGACAAGATTATTGCTATGCGAGAAATGATTTTGGCTAAAGATGAGAATGGACGTCGATATGCTTTGGCTAAATTATTGCCTTTACAACGTGCTGACTTCATTGGTATCTTTGAAGTTATGGAAGGTCTTCCTGTAACGGTTCGCTTGTTAGATCCGCCTTTGCACGAATTTGTCCCTCATGATGAAATTGGACAAAAGGAAATGGCTCAAGTAATGGGTATTTCTTATGAAGAAATTCACAATCGTGTTGAAAGTTTGCTGGAGCAAAATCCAATGTTAGGACTTCGTGGTTGTCGGTTGGGTAATTTATATCCCGAAATTACTGAAATGCAAACTCGTGCTATTTTAGAAGCTGCATTAGATTTGAAGGCCAAAGGGATCGAAACATATCCAGAAATTATGGTTCCATTAACTGGTATCCTTTATGAGTTCTTGGCTCAAAGAAAAATTATTGACGATACAGCAAAGGTTATTTTTGAAGAGCGAAAGGATAAAATAGACTACAAAGTAGGAACAATGATTGAAATTCCACGTGCAGCATTAACTGCTCACCGTATTGCTACTTCTGCTGAGTTTTTCTCATTTGGTACTAATGATTTAACTCAAATGACATTTGGTTATAGTCGAGATGATGTGGCTAAATTCTTGCCGATGTATTTGGAAAAAGGTATTCTAAAGGATGATCCATTTGCTGTATTAGATCAAAAGGGTGTTGGACAGCTAGTGGAATTAGCAACGAAAAGAGGTCGTGAGGTGAAGAAGGAATTGAAATGTGGTATTTGTGGAGAACATGGTGGTGAGCCACGTTCTGTCAAGTTTTACGAAAAGGTTGGATTGAATTATGTGAGTTGTTCTCCATTTCGTGTACCTATTGCACGGTTGGCTGCATCTCAGGCTGCTATCGGGCAGAATAAATAA
- a CDS encoding glutamine--tRNA ligase/YqeY domain fusion protein has translation MTQNITNGGNKKKGINFIESIIEKDLAKGKNDGKIQTRFPPEPNGYLHIGHAKAICIDFGVVQKYGGVCNLRFDDTNPTKEDMEYVNSIMEDVRWLGFNWGNIYYASDYFQKLWDFAVQLIKAGKAYIDEQSSEEIALQKGTPTRIGTNSPYRNRPSEENLDLFNKMNKGEIPEGAMVLRAKIDMSNPNMHFRDPIIYRIVNHPHQRTGKTWKVYPMYDFAHGQSDYFEGVTHSICTLEFVTHRPLYDWFIDQLKEFYPKDVNYRPFQYEFNRLNLTYTIMSKRKLLQLVKEGFVKGWDDPRMPTLAGLRRRGYTPESIRNFVEKIGFTKFEALIDIALLEHSVREDLNAKAKRVSVIIEPIKLILINYPKKKIEMLEAANNPENDLAGTHQIAFSRELYIEREDFMENAPKNFFRMTPGGEIRLKNAYIVKCIGVKKNKIGTIEEIYAEYDPQTKSGLPASNRKVKSTLHWVSAEHSLPAEIRLYDRLFVVENPSEEKDFHKLINPYSLIVKTGARVEQELENAHPLENFQFQRLGYFNVDLDSKKGKLIFNRTVSLKDSKGKVFP, from the coding sequence ATTACACAAAATATTACAAATGGAGGAAATAAAAAAAAGGGCATTAATTTCATAGAATCAATTATAGAAAAAGATTTAGCTAAAGGGAAGAATGATGGGAAAATTCAAACACGTTTCCCACCAGAACCAAATGGTTATTTACATATAGGTCATGCAAAAGCTATTTGTATAGATTTTGGTGTTGTTCAAAAATATGGAGGTGTATGTAATCTCCGTTTTGATGATACTAATCCAACAAAAGAAGATATGGAATATGTAAACTCTATTATGGAAGATGTTCGATGGTTAGGTTTCAATTGGGGGAATATTTATTATGCTTCTGACTATTTCCAAAAATTGTGGGATTTTGCTGTTCAATTAATCAAAGCAGGAAAAGCTTATATAGACGAACAATCTTCAGAAGAAATTGCCTTACAAAAGGGAACGCCAACTCGTATAGGTACAAATTCGCCATATAGGAACCGCCCTTCAGAGGAAAATTTAGATCTATTTAATAAAATGAATAAAGGCGAAATCCCAGAAGGGGCAATGGTATTAAGAGCTAAAATTGACATGAGTAACCCTAATATGCACTTTCGCGACCCAATTATTTACAGGATTGTTAATCATCCACATCAGCGGACAGGAAAAACATGGAAAGTTTACCCTATGTATGATTTTGCACATGGACAAAGTGATTATTTTGAAGGAGTTACCCATTCTATTTGTACGTTAGAATTCGTTACTCATCGCCCCTTATATGATTGGTTTATAGATCAATTGAAAGAGTTTTATCCAAAAGATGTGAATTACAGACCATTTCAATACGAATTCAACCGTTTAAACTTAACTTATACAATAATGAGTAAGCGCAAATTACTTCAATTGGTAAAAGAAGGATTTGTTAAAGGATGGGATGATCCTCGTATGCCAACTTTGGCTGGATTGCGCCGCAGAGGTTATACTCCTGAATCTATTCGCAATTTTGTAGAAAAAATTGGCTTTACCAAATTTGAGGCTTTAATAGATATTGCCTTGCTGGAACATTCTGTTCGTGAAGACTTGAATGCAAAAGCCAAACGTGTTTCTGTAATTATAGAACCAATAAAACTGATTTTGATCAACTATCCGAAAAAAAAAATAGAAATGTTGGAAGCTGCAAACAATCCAGAAAATGATTTGGCTGGTACTCATCAAATTGCGTTTTCTCGTGAATTATATATAGAAAGAGAAGACTTTATGGAAAATGCTCCAAAGAATTTTTTCCGTATGACTCCTGGAGGAGAAATCCGTTTGAAAAATGCCTACATTGTTAAATGTATAGGGGTCAAAAAAAATAAAATTGGAACTATAGAAGAAATTTATGCTGAATATGACCCACAAACAAAAAGCGGATTACCTGCAAGCAATCGAAAAGTAAAAAGTACCCTACATTGGGTTTCTGCAGAACACAGCCTTCCGGCTGAAATAAGATTATACGATCGCCTCTTTGTTGTAGAAAATCCTTCTGAGGAAAAAGATTTTCACAAGTTAATAAATCCTTATTCATTGATTGTAAAAACTGGAGCAAGAGTAGAACAAGAATTGGAAAATGCTCACCCATTAGAAAACTTTCAATTCCAACGATTAGGATACTTCAATGTAGATCTTGATTCCAAGAAAGGAAAATTGATTTTTAATCGTACCGTTTCATTGAAAGATTCAAAGGGCAAAGTTTTTCCATAA
- a CDS encoding FtsB family cell division protein has translation MNNRFTNIFKCIKSKLNKYWIAFIMFTIVTFLIGDSTIFKRISYDQQISHLRSEIEFYTKQKEENSQKLKALHGDNKSLEKLAREQYLMTKANEELFIIKDK, from the coding sequence ATGAACAATCGTTTTACAAATATATTTAAGTGTATAAAAAGTAAATTAAATAAGTATTGGATAGCTTTTATTATGTTCACTATTGTTACTTTTTTAATAGGAGATAGTACTATTTTCAAACGAATTAGTTATGATCAACAAATTAGCCACTTAAGAAGTGAAATAGAGTTTTATACAAAACAAAAAGAGGAAAACTCGCAAAAACTTAAAGCTTTGCATGGTGACAATAAAAGTTTGGAAAAGTTAGCTCGAGAACAATACCTAATGACTAAAGCTAACGAAGAATTGTTTATTATAAAAGACAAATGA
- a CDS encoding NAD(P)H-dependent flavin oxidoreductase: MNPFFIGNKEIKLPIIQGGMGIAVSLSGLASAVANEGGVGVISCAGLGLVYPKTPKNYLKDCIWGLREEIRKTREKTNGIIGVNIMVALSNFSDMVHTSISEKIDIIFSGAGLPLDLPSYLTPKSQTALVPIVSSSRAAQVICNKWHKNYSYLPDALVVEGPKAGGHLGFKKEQIEDENYSLERLIPDVVAVANQYKAQKNIPVIAAGGIYTGADIYRFMKLGAAAVQLGSIFVTTKECDASDAFKQVYIHSSKKDIVIIDSPVGMPGRAINSEFIQKINSGSERPRTCPFHCIRTCNCTQSPYCIIKVLYNAAKGNMEKGYVFAGANAYLAKKINTVKEVFESMKSEYTIAKQSLERQLGNIKKYDSL, encoded by the coding sequence ATGAATCCTTTTTTCATTGGGAATAAGGAAATTAAGTTGCCTATCATACAAGGTGGGATGGGTATTGCCGTTTCGTTATCAGGATTGGCATCGGCAGTAGCCAATGAAGGAGGAGTAGGCGTAATCTCATGTGCAGGGCTTGGGTTGGTATATCCGAAAACTCCGAAAAACTATTTAAAAGATTGTATTTGGGGCTTAAGAGAAGAAATACGTAAGACGCGTGAAAAGACAAATGGTATTATTGGAGTAAATATTATGGTAGCGCTATCCAATTTCTCAGATATGGTTCATACATCTATTTCTGAAAAAATAGATATTATTTTTTCTGGTGCGGGCCTACCACTTGATTTACCATCATATTTGACACCCAAAAGCCAAACAGCATTAGTTCCTATTGTATCTTCTTCAAGAGCAGCACAAGTCATCTGTAATAAATGGCATAAGAATTATAGTTATTTACCCGACGCTTTAGTAGTTGAAGGTCCCAAAGCAGGAGGGCATTTAGGGTTTAAGAAAGAGCAAATTGAGGATGAAAATTATTCGCTGGAAAGATTAATCCCTGATGTAGTTGCTGTGGCGAATCAATACAAAGCACAGAAAAATATTCCTGTAATTGCGGCAGGTGGTATATATACAGGTGCAGATATTTACCGTTTCATGAAGTTAGGTGCAGCCGCAGTACAATTAGGTAGTATATTTGTGACAACGAAAGAATGTGATGCATCAGATGCTTTTAAGCAGGTATATATTCACTCTTCGAAAAAAGATATTGTAATTATTGATAGTCCAGTGGGAATGCCTGGTCGAGCAATAAACAGCGAATTTATCCAAAAAATAAATAGTGGTAGTGAAAGACCTCGCACGTGTCCATTTCATTGTATTAGGACTTGTAATTGTACCCAAAGTCCTTATTGCATTATTAAAGTATTATATAATGCAGCTAAGGGCAATATGGAGAAAGGATATGTATTTGCAGGAGCAAATGCATACCTAGCAAAAAAAATAAATACAGTGAAAGAGGTTTTTGAAAGCATGAAGTCCGAATATACAATAGCCAAGCAATCTCTAGAAAGACAGCTTGGTAATATCAAAAAGTACGACTCTTTATGA